A stretch of the Hippoglossus hippoglossus isolate fHipHip1 chromosome 1, fHipHip1.pri, whole genome shotgun sequence genome encodes the following:
- the LOC117769082 gene encoding dead end protein 1-like has protein sequence MDSESVLNLERVQALETWLGTTNIKLTQVNGQRKYGGPPEVWNGPYPEARCEVFISQIPRDTYEDLLIPLFSSVGPLWEFRLMMNFSGQNRGFAYAKYGSQSVAADAIRLLHGHVLEPGSPLSVRRSTEKRHLCVDNLPVTTRLEELLQVLRVLTDGVERVCLMTQAGVEGVSAKVTFSSHQAASMAKKMLVEAFKKQFSLSISVKWELTVKPSPDNPITPKKPLHSSTLKIPPVKLPCRFLNSPRPCFALPPRLAHHHPSIPPGFCSRAVGGPTALLHPHLSYSSTPYSQRHLVSAASPMMRLRKACEATVAGQPLLTRPPSMMTGLL, from the exons GTGCTGAATCTTGAGCGGGTGCAGGCCCTGGAAACCTGGTTGGGAACAACCAATATAAAACTGACTCAAGTAAATGGCCAGAGGAAGTACGGAGGACCGCCTGAGG TGTGGAATGGTCCCTACCCAGAAGCCCGCTGCGAGGTGTTCATCAGCCAGATCCCGCGGGACACCTACGAGGACCTGCTGATCCCCCTGTTCAGCTCCGTGGGTCCACTCTGGGAGTTCAGGCTCATGATGAACTTCAGCGGACAGAACCGCGGCTTCGCGTACGCCAAATACGGCTCGCAGAGTGTAGCCGCTGACGCGATCCGCCTGCTGCACGGCCACGTGCTGGAGCCCGGCTCCCCCCTCAGTGTTCGCCGCAGCACAGAGAAGAGACACCTCTGTGTTGACAACCTGCCTGTCACCACCAGACTAGAGGAACTGCTGCAG gtaCTGCGTGTGCTCACCGATGGGGTGGAGAGAGTGTGTCTGATGACTCAAGCTGGTGTAGAGGGGGTGTCAGCGAAAGTGACCTTCTCATCTCACCAGGCTGCTTCTATGGCCAAGAAGATGCTGGTGGAAG CATTCAAGAAGCAGTTTTCACTGTCCATCTCAGTCAAGTGGGAGTTAACGGTGAAGCCGAGCCCAGACAACCCTATCACTCCAAAGAAACCTTTGCATAGCTCCACCCTGAAGATCCCCCCAGTGAAGCTGCCATGCCGCTTCCTAAATTCTCCACGGCCCTGCTTTGCCCTTCCTCCTCGTCTGGCCCaccaccatccatccatccccccAGGTTTCTGCAGCAGGGCAGTGGGAGGACCCACTGCCCTGCTGCACCCTCACCTTTCCTACTCTTCCACTCCCTACTCCCAGCGGCACCTAGTGTCTGCAGCCTCCCCAATGATGCGCCTGCGTAAGGCGTGCGAGGCGACTGTGGCTGGCCAGCCGCTCTTAACTCGGCCTCCCTCTATGATGACAGGATTACTGTGA